A region of Saccharomyces kudriavzevii IFO 1802 strain IFO1802 genome assembly, chromosome: 14 DNA encodes the following proteins:
- the POL2 gene encoding DNA polymerase epsilon catalytic subunit (similar to Saccharomyces cerevisiae POL2 (YNL262W); ancestral locus Anc_1.94) has translation MFGKSKNRGGSFTARYSSRNKYNSLSNNYALSAQQLLKASKIDDIDSTMGFERYVPPQYNGKFDAKDIDMIPGRVGWLTNMHATLISQETLSGGGNTGGNSNDGERVTTNQGVSGVDFYFLDEEGGSFKSTVVYDPYFFIACNDESRVNDVEELVKKYLESCLKSLQVLKKDDLSMNNHLLGLQKTLIKLSFVNSNQLFEARRILRPILQDNANKKVQRNIYSAATSNADKVDAKHLIEDIREYDVPYHVRVSIDKDIRVGKWYKVTQQGFIEDTRKIAFADPVVMAFDIETTKPPLKFPDSAVDQIMMISYMIDGEGFLITNREIISEDIEDFEYTPKPEYPGYFTIFNENDEVALLQRFFEHIKDVRPTVISTFNGDFFDWPFIHNRSKIHGLDMYEEIGFAPDAEGEYKSSYCSHMDCFRWVKRDSYLPQGSQGLKAVTQAKLGYNPIELDPELMTPYAFEKPQHLSEYSVSDAVATYYLYMKYVHPFIFSLCTIIPLNPDETLRKGTGTLCEMLLMVQAYQHNIILPNKHTDPIERFYDGHLLESETYVGGHVESLEAGVFRSDLKNEFKIDPTAIDELLQELPQALKFSVEVENKSSMDKVTNFEEIKEQITQKLIELKENNMRNELPLIYHVDVASMYPNIMTTNRLQPDSIKTERDCASCDFNRPGKSCARKLNWAWRGEFFPSKMDEYNMIKRALQNETFPNKNKFSKKKVLTFDELSYTDQVDHIKKRLTEYSRKVYHRVKVSEIVEREAIVCQRENPFYVDTVKSFRDRRYEFKGLAKTWKGNLSKIDSSDKHGKDEAKKMIVLYDSLQLAHKVILNSFYGYVMRKGSRWYSMEMAGITCLTGATIIQMARGLVERVGRPLELDTDGIWCILPKSFPETYFFTLDNGKKLYLSYPCSMLNYRVHQNFTNHQYQELKDPLNYIYETHSENTIFFEVDGPYKAMILPSSKEEGKGIKKRYAVFNEDGSLAELKGFELKRRGELQLIKNFQSDIFKVFLEGDTLEDCYGAVANVCNRWLDVLDSHGLMLEDEDLVSLICENRSMSKTLKEYEGQKSTSITTARRLGDFLGEDMVKDKGLQCKYIISSKPFNAPVTERAIPVAIFSAEISIKRSFLRRWTLDPSLEDLDIRTIIDWGYYRERLGSAIQKIITIPAALQGVSNPVPRVEHPDWLKRKIATKEDKFKQTSLSKFFTKTKDIPKMGKIKDIEDLFEPNLEEENAKIRLARSTKKKTGSKRRRNNLGNEEEPPVLPSNIPSMDEDYVAWLNYQKIKWKIQTRDKKRRDQLFGNTNNARERSALGSMIRKQAESYANSTWEVLQYKESAEPGALDVFVTINGKVQNITFRIPKTIYMKFKSRTIPLQKIKNCLIEKSSALLPNNAKISNPTGGQLFKITLPESVFLDEKQNCTSFFNDKNVLGVFEGTIAPHQRAVMDLGASVTFRSKAMGALGKGIQQGFEMKDLSMAENERYLSGFLMDVSYLLHFPTSIGYEFFSLFKSWESTITILVLKPSNQAQEISAASLEQIYKQMYDRKKIKVKKFSYLVDIKENVNFEFAYFTDISKLYRRLSQETTKLKEEKGLQFLLLLQSPFIGKILNAIRLLNQIPIIKLSLNEISLPQLNWQSILLKKLVNHILSSGSWVSHLIKLSQYSNIPICNLKLDNMDYVIDVLYARRLKHENIVLWWNEKTPLPDHGGIQNDFDLNTSWIMNDSKFPEINNSNVYDNVVLDVSVDNLTVNTILTSVLINDAEGSDLVNSNTGIGEENADSNSASDFVQDAFSNDALNVLRSMLKDWWDEALKENATADLLVSSLASWVQNPNAKLFDGLLKYHVHNLTKKALLQLVNEFSSLGSTIVYADRNQILIKTNKYSPETCYAYSQYMMKAVRTNPMFSYLDLNIKRYWDLLIWMDKFNFSGLACDKIEEKEKQEYTAFSQWQLKKFLSPIYQPEFEDWMMIILDSMLKTKQSYLQLNVGTQRPTQIITAKKQDKEDSDENSLNGFSHIFSKPLMKRIKKLFRNQQEFILDPQYEANYVIPILPGSHLNMKNPLLELVKSLCHIMLFSQSTTLEIRGLRKELLKIFEIREFAKVAEFKNPSSSLVVPDFLCEHCFFISDIDFCRAATESIFSCVRCHKGFNKVLLQEHLIQKLRVDIESYLIQDLRCSRCHKVKRDYMSAHCPCAGAWEGSIPRVSIVQKLNVFKQVAKYYDFDLLLDSISDLNI, from the coding sequence ATGTTTGGCAAGAGTAAGAACAGAGGTGGATCCTTCACTGCAAGATACTCATCTAGAAACAAGTACAACTCACTATCAAACAATTATGCGCTTAGCGCGCAACAGCTGCTAAAAGCCAGTAAGATCGATGACATCGACTCGACGATGGGGTTTGAAAGATACGTACCGCCTCAATACAATGGGAAGTTTGATGCGAAGGATATAGATATGATTCCAGGTCGTGTGGGGTGGCTGACGAACATGCATGCGACGTTGATTTCTCAGGAAACGTTATCCGGTGGCGGCAATACCGGCGGCAATTCGAATGATGGGGAACGTGTAACGACCAACCAAGGTGTTTCTGGGGTCGACTTCTACTTTTtagatgaagaaggtggGAGCTTCAAGTCGACGGTTGTGTATGACCcatatttcttcattgcATGTAACGATGAATCAAGAGTTAACGATGTGGAGGAACTAGTAAAGAAATACTTAGAATCGTGTCTTAAAAGTTTACAGGTCCTCAAGAAAGACGATCTATCCATGAATAACCATCTTTTGGGGTTGCAAAAGACGCTTATCAAGTTATCATTTGTCAATTCTAACCAATTATTCGAGGCCAGGAGGATATTGAGGCCCATCTTGCAAGATAATGCCAACAAAAAAGTACAAAGGAACATATACAGTGCCGCCACAAGTAACGCAGACAAAGTTGATGCTAAGCATCTGATCGAGGACATTAGGGAATACGATGTACCATACCATGTGCGAGTATCTATAGACAAAGATATCAGGGTTGGTAAGTGGTATAAAGTCACACAACAAGGGTTCATTGAAGATACTAGGAAAATTGCATTTGCCGACCCAGTGGTCATGGCGTTTGATATAGAAACTACGAAACCGCCTTTGAAATTTCCGGATTCGGCAGTAGATCAAATTATGATGATTTCGTATATGATTGATGGAGAAGGTTTCTTGATAACAAATAGGGAGATCATTTctgaagatattgaagatttcGAGTATACGCCGAAGCCGGAGTACCCTGGGTACTTTACTATATTCAACGAGAACGATGAAGTGGCGCTTTTGCAGAGGTTTTTCGAACATATTAAAGACGTACGACCAACTGTTATCTCCACATTTAATggtgatttctttgattggCCTTTCATACACAATAGGAGTAAAATTCACGGCTTGGACATGTACGAGGAAATCGGATTTGCGCCAGACGCAGAAGGTGAATATAAATCCTCGTACTGCTCTCACATGGATTGTTTCCGTTGGGTAAAGCGTGATTCTTATTTGCCACAGGGTTCCCAAGGTTTAAAAGCTGTCACTCAAGCTAAACTGGGTTATAATCCGATCGAATTAGATCCCGAATTGATGACTCCGTATgcatttgaaaaaccaCAACATCTTTCTGAATATTCAGTTTCTGATGCTGTTGCTACGTACTATCTTTACATGAAGTATGTCCACCCGTTCATATTTTCCCTTTGCACTATTATTCCTTTGAATCCAGATGAAACATTGAGAAAGGGTACTGGTACTTTATGTGAAATGCTATTGATGGTTCAGGCCTACCAGCACAATATTATTTTACCAAATAAGCACACAGATCCCATTGAGAGGTTTTATGATGGTCATCTTTTAGAATCTGAGACTTACGTTGGTGGCCATGTGGAGTCATTAGAAGCCGGTGTTTTTAGAAGCGATTTAAAGAATGAATTCAAAATAGATCCTACTGCCATCGATGAACTGTTACAAGAATTACCACAAGCTCTAAAATTTAGCGTTGaagtagaaaataaatcaagTATGGATAAGGTAACAAATTTTGAGGAAATCAAGGAGCAAATAACGCAGAAGTTGATAGAACTGAAGGAGAACAACATGAGAAATGAGCTACCATTGATTTACCACGTTGATGTCGCCTCTATGTACCCAAATATCATGACTACTAATAGATTACAACCTGACAGTATCAAAACAGAGCGTGATTGCGCTAGTTGTGATTTCAATAGGCCTGGTAAATCGTGTGCGAGAAAGCTAAATTGGGCTTGGAGAggtgaattttttccatcGAAGATGGACGAGTATAATATGATTAAACGTGCTCTACAAAATGAAACTTTCCCCAACAAAAACAAGTTTtctaagaaaaaagttttgacatttgatgaattaaGTTACACAGATCAAGTTGATCACATAAAGAAACGTCTTACGGAGTATTCAAGGAAGGTTTATCACAGGGTTAAAGTATCAGAAATTGTTGAGAGAGAAGCCATTGTTTGTCAAAGAGAAAATCCATTCTACGTTGATACAGTGAAGTCTTTCCGTGATAGACGTTATGAGTTCAAAGGCTTAGCTAAAACTTGGAAGGGGAATTTATCCAAAATTGATTCATCTGATAAGCATGGCAAGGAtgaagccaaaaaaatgattgtACTTTATGATTCTTTACAGTTGGCCCATAAAGTTATTCTGAATTCGTTTTATGGATATGTTATGAGAAAAGGTTCACGTTGGTATTCTATGGAAATGGCAGGAATTACGTGTTTAACTGGTGCTACCATCATTCAAATGGCGAGAGGCTTGGTGGAAAGAGTAGGGAGACCGTTGGAATTAGATACTGATGGTATTTGGTGCATTCTACCGAAATCATTCCCGGaaacttatttttttaccttaGATAACGGTAAAAAGCTTTACTTGTCCTACCCATGTTCCATGTTAAATTACAGAGTGCATCAAAACTTTacaaatcatcaatatcaaGAACTAAAAGACCCGCTAAACTACATATACGAGACGCATAGTGAAAACacgattttttttgaagttgatGGCCCATACAAGGCCATGATCTTACCTAGTTCCAAGGAAGAGGGAAAAGgaatcaaaaaaaggtaCGCTGTCTTCAACGAAGATGGTTCACTTGCAGAGTTGAAAGGTTTTGAACTAAAGAGGCGTGGTGAATTGCAACTaattaaaaattttcaaagcgatattttcaaagtcTTTTTGGAAGGTGATACGTTGGAAGATTGTTATGGAGCAGTGGCAAACGTGTGTAATCGTTGGCTAGATGTTCTCGATTCACATGGCCTCATGctagaagatgaagatttgGTCAGTTTAATTTGTGAAAATAGAAGTATgtcaaaaactttaaagGAATATGAAGGGCAAAAGTCTACCTCTATTACAACAGCGAGAAGATTGGGTGATTTTTTGGGTGAAGATATGGTTAAAGATAAAGGCCTACAATGTAAATATATTATTAGTTCAAAGCCTTTCAATGCCCCTGTTACAGAACGTGCTATTCCGGTCGCAATATTTTCAGCAGAGATTTCGATCAAGAGATCTTTCCTAAGGCGATGGACACTAGACCCATCTTTGGAAGATCTTGATATTAGGACCATTATTGATTGGGGCTATTATAGAGAGAGACTTGGATCTGCTATTCAGAAGATTATTACCATCCCAGCAGCTTTACAAGGTGTATCTAACCCTGTTCCTAGGGTAGAACATCCAGATTggctgaaaagaaaaattgcaaCAAAGGAGGATAAGTTTAAACAAACATCACTAAGTAAATTTTTTACCAAGACCAAAGatataccaaaaatgggCAAAATAAAggatattgaagatttaTTTGAGCCAAACttagaagaggaaaatgcTAAAATCAGATTAGCTAGGtccaccaaaaaaaaaactggatctaaaagaaggagaaataATCTAGGAAATGAGGAAGAACCCCCAGTATTGCCCTCAAATATTCCTTCAATGGATGAAGACTATGTGGCATGGCTAAATTACCAAAAGATTAAATGGAAAATTCAAACAAGAGATAAAAAACGTAGAGATCAACTGTTCGGTAATACGAACAACGCGCGTGAAAGAAGTGCATTAGGAAGCATGATCAGGAAACAAGCTGAATCATACGCAAACTCCACTTGGGAGGTCTTACAGTATAAAGAATCTGCTGAGCCAGGAGCTTTGGATGTATTTGTAACGATTAACGGAAAGGTTCAGAATATCACATTTCGCATACCAAAAACTATTTACATGAAGTTCAAAAGTCGTACGATACCATTACAAAAGATCAAAAACTGtctcattgaaaaatcttccGCATTATTGCCAAATAATGCAAAAATATCCAATCCTACAGGTGGTCAACTCTTCAAAATAACTTTACCGGAATCTGTATTTCTCGATGAGAAACAAAATTGTACgagtttcttcaatgataaaaatgTACTTGGTGTATTTGAGGGCACAATTGCACCTCATCAAAGAGCAGTTATGGATTTGGGTGCATCAGTAACATTCCGTTCTAAAGCAATGGGTGCATTGGGTAAGGGGATACAGCAAGGTTTTGAGATGAAAGATCTTTCGATGGCGGAAAACGAGAGGTATTTGAGTGGATTTTTAATGGATGTTAGCTATTTGCTACATTTTCCGACATCAATTGGTTAtgagtttttttcattattcaagTCATGGGAGAGCACCATCACTATACTAGTTTTGAAACCATCCAATCAAGCCCAGGAAATAAGTGCTGCATCTTTGGAACAGATATACAAACAAATGTACGACAGAAAGAAGATTAAAGTTAAAAAATTCTCTTACTTGGTTgacatcaaagaaaacgtgaattttgaatttgcgTATTTTACagatatttcaaaactttaCAGAAGATTATCCCAAGAAACTACCAAAttaaaggaagaaaaaggcttACAGTTCTTACTTTTATTACAATCACCATTCATTGGCAAGATTTTGAACGCAATCCGTCTCTTAAATCAGATACCAATTATTAAGCTTTCACTAAATGAAATTTCCCTTCCACAACTTAATTGGCAATCAATATtgctaaaaaaattagttAATCACATTTTATCAAGTGGTTCTTGGGTTTCTCATTTAATCAAACTGTCTCAATACAGCAACATTCCAATTTGCAATTTGAAGCTAGATAATATGGATTACGTTATTGATGTTCTATATGCAAGAAGGCTAAAGCACGAGAACATTGTGCTCTGGTGGAATGAAAAAACTCCATTGCCGGATCATGGTGGTATTCAGAACGATTTTGATTTAAATACATCATGGATCATGAATGATTCGAAATTTCCCGAGATCAATAACTCAAACGTCTATGATAATGTGGTACTAGATGTTAGTGTTGACAATTTGACAGTGAACACAATTCTGACATCTGTATTGATCAATGACGCAGAAGGCAGCGATTTGGTTAATAGTAACACCGGTATAGGCGAAGAAAATGCTGACAGCAACTCTGCATCTGACTTTGTGCAGGATGCCTTTTCTAATGACGCATTAAATGTTTTGAGAAGCATGCTAAAGGATTGGTGGGATGAAGCTCTTAAGGAGAACGCGACCGCAGATTTGTTGGTCAGCTCTCTAGCAAGTTGGGTTCAAAATCCGAATGCAAAATTATTCGACGGTTTGCTAAAATATCACGTTCATAACTTGACTAAAAAGGCATTACTCCAGTTAGTGAATGAATTTAGTAGTCTTGGCTCCACTATTGTTTATGCAGACAGGAATCAAATTTTAATtaaaacaaacaaatattCGCCTGAAACCTGTTATGCTTACAGTCAATATATGATGAAGGCAGTTAGAACAAATCCAATGTTTAGTTATTTGGATTTAAATATCAAACGTTATTGGGATCTGCTGATATGGATGGATAAATTCAACTTTAGTGGGCTAGCATGTGACAAGatagaggaaaaagaaaagcaggAATATACTGCCTTTTCACAATGGcaattaaagaaatttttatcaCCAATATATCAACCAGAATTTGAGGAttggatgatgataatcttGGATAGTATGCTGAAGACCAAGCAGAGCTATTTACAATTAAATGTAGGGACGCAAAGACCCACTCAGATAATTACCGCTAAGAAGCAAGACAAAGAAGATAGCGATGAAAACTCATTGAATGGGTTCTCccatattttttccaaacctttaatgaaaagaattaaAAAGCTTTTCAGAAATCAGCAAGAATTTATTTTGGATCCACAATACGAGGCTAATTATGTTATACCCATCCTTCCTGGCTCCCATCTGAACATGAAAAATCCGCTTTTGGAGCTCGTCAAGTCACTTTGCCATATTATGTTATTCTCACAGAGTACAACTCTAGAAATACGAGGTTTAAGAAAGgaacttttgaagatattTGAAATACGTGAGTTTGCTAAGGTAGCAGAATTTAAAAATCCAAGTTCAAGCTTGGTAGTGCCAGACTTTCTATGTGAACACTGTTTCTTCATCTCTGACATTGACTTTTGTAGGGCAGCTACTGAATCGATTTTTTCCTGTGTTAGATGCCATAAAGGTTTTAACAAAGTATTATTACAAGAACACCTAATTCAAAAGCTACGTGTCGATATTGAGTCTTATTTGATTCAAGACTTGAGATGCTCCAGATGTCACAAAGTGAAACGTGATTATATGAGCGCACACTGTCCATGTGCAGGGGCATGGGAAGGAAGTATTCCTAGGGTTTCCATTGTCCAAAAGCTAAATGTATTCAAGCAAGTGGCGAAGTACTACGACTTTGATCTATTACTTGACTCCATTTCTGACTTGAATATCTGA
- the ORC5 gene encoding origin recognition complex subunit 5 (similar to Saccharomyces cerevisiae ORC5 (YNL261W); ancestral locus Anc_1.95), with amino-acid sequence MNVITPEVAFREYQAKCLASYISADPSITPSNLILQGYSGTGKTYTLKEYFKANPDLHAVWLEPVELVSWKPLLQAIARTVQYKLKKLFPNVSTMDYDPLQVEEPFLLVKTLHNIFAQYDSLQENACLFLVLDGFDSLQDLDAALFNKYIKLNELLPTDSKINLKFIYTMLETSFLQRYSTHCIPTVMFPRYNVDEVSSILVTRCGELVEDSCLRKRIIEERITDCTDDQFQSVAANFIHLIVQAFHSYTGNDMFALNDLIDFKWPEYVSHITKENIFEPLTLYKSAIKLFISTGDGLGTNEQDGSAVNMIQDNLKNNQTYDLSIISKYLLIASYICSYLEPRYDASIFSRKTRIIQGRAAYGRRKKKEVNPRYLQPSLFAIERLLAIFQAIFPMEGKAKSGSLSALREEPLMRANIEVFQNLSELHTLQLIATTMNKNIDYLSPKVRWKVNVPWEIIKEISESVQFDISDYFSDVHE; translated from the coding sequence ATGAATGTTATCACTCCCGAGGTTGCCTTTAGAGAATATCAAGCCAAATGTCTTGCATCATACATTTCTGCTGATCCGAGTATCACGCCTTCAAATTTAATTTTGCAAGGTTACAGCGGAACAGGAAAGACCTACACCCTAAAGGAGTATTTCAAAGCTAATCCGGACTTGCACGCGGTATGGCTGGAACCTGTCGAATTGGTTTCGTGGAAACCCTTATTGCAAGCAATAGCACGGACTGTACAGtataaattaaaaaaattgtttccGAACGTTTCCACCATGGACTATGATCCTTTACAGGTTGAAGAACCATTTCTTTTAGTCAAAACACTGCATAACATCTTCGCCCAATATGATTCTCTGCAGGAAAATGCTTGTTTATTCTTAGTACTGGATGGCTTCGATAGTTTACAAGATTTGGATGCGGCGTTGTTTAATAAGTATATCAAACTAAATGAATTACTTCCAACAGATTCGAAAATTAATTTAAAGTTTATCTACACGATGTTAGAGACGTCTTTTTTGCAGAGGTATTCCACACATTGCATTCCAACTGTGATGTTCCCCAGGTATAATGTTGATGAAGTTTCTAGTATATTAGTGACTAGATGTGGTGAGTTAGTAGAGGATTCTTGTCTACGTAAACGCATCATTGAAGAACGGATAACGGATTGCACAGATGACCAATTCCAAAGCGTAGCAGCGAACTTCATTCATTTGATTGTACAGGCATTTCATTCGTATACAGGCAACGATATGTTTGCATTGAATGATCTGATTGACTTTAAGTGGCCTGAATATGTCTCTCACATTACTAAGGAGAATATATTTGAACCGCTGACTCTTTATAAAAGTGCAATCAAACTATTTATAAGCACAGGGGATGGTTTGGGTACAAACGAACAAGATGGCAGTGCTGTAAATATGATACAGGATAATCTTAAGAATAACCAAACTTACGATCTATCAATAATCTCCAAGTATCTGCTTATAGCCTCGTATATTTGTTCGTATTTGGAGCCTAGATATGATGCAAGTATTTTCTCTAGGAAAACGCGTATCATACAAGGGAGAGCAGCTTATGGacgaagaaagaaaaaggaagtcAACCCAAGATACTTACAGCCTTCTTTATTTGCCATTGAGAGATTATTGGCTATTTTCCAAGCTATATTCCCTATGGAGGGAAAGGCGAAGAGTGGCTCTCTATCAGCTCTTCGTGAGGAACCATTAATGAGAGCAAATATCGAggtctttcaaaatttatcaGAATTGCATACACTGCAACTAATAGCTACAACgatgaacaaaaatatcGATTATTTGAGTCCTAAAGTTAGATGGAAGGTAAATGTTCCTTGGGAAATTATTAAGGAAATATCGGAGTCCGTTCAATTTGACATTAGCGATTACTTCAGTGATGTTCACGAATGA
- the LTO1 gene encoding ribosome biosynthesis protein LTO1 (similar to Saccharomyces cerevisiae YNL260C; ancestral locus Anc_1.97): MDFDNLLNLEEQYYQEGFREGQNENITQNFLEGKQYGLQVGFQRFILLGQMEGLCNVIESYGLQNPVLVKNIQTIRTLMKDVKMNNDDESVVEYEKVLVKLKNKFRTVLITLQRLVKNEKKKGLTFEIFEDVSKTIAGEIKGFVEDENTAERKNTQDQAQSW; the protein is encoded by the coding sequence ATGGATTTCGACAATTTATTAAATCTGGAAGAGCAGTATTACCAAGAAGGTTTTAGGGAAGGGCAAAATGAGAACATAACGCAAAACTTTCTGGAAGGCAAACAGTATGGCTTACAAGTAGGCTTTCAAAGGTTCATTCTTCTGGGGCAAATGGAAGGTTTGTGCAATGTTATAGAATCTTATGGCCTACAAAATCCCGTACTCGTAAAGAATATACAAACTATTCGCACTTTAATGAAAGATGTAAAAATGaacaatgatgatgaaagtgTGGTGGAGTACGAGAAGGTATTAGTaaagttgaagaacaaGTTTCGGACAGTTTTAATAACGCTTCAACGATTggttaaaaatgaaaagaaaaaaggccTGAcatttgaaatctttgaagaCGTTTCAAAGACCATTGCTGGAGAAATCAAGGGTTTTGTCGAAGATGAGAATACCgctgaaagaaaaaatacgCAAGACCAGGCCCAGTCTTGGTAA
- the ATX1 gene encoding copper metallochaperone ATX1 (similar to Saccharomyces cerevisiae ATX1 (YNL259C); ancestral locus Anc_1.98): protein MAEVNHYQFNVVMTCSGCSSAINKVLTKLEPDVSKIDISLEQQSVDVYTTLPYDLILEKIKKTGKEVKTGKQL from the coding sequence ATGGCAGAGGTGAATCATTATCAGTTCAATGTCGTCATGACTTGTTCGGGATGTTCTAGTGCAATTAACAAGGTTTTGACAAAATTAGAACCAGacgtttcaaaaatagatATATCACTTGAACAGCAATCAGTGGATGTATATACCACACTTCCCTATGATcttattttggaaaagattAAGAAAACCGGAAAAGAAGTCAAAACGGGGAAGCAGCTATGA